The following proteins come from a genomic window of Megalobrama amblycephala isolate DHTTF-2021 linkage group LG1, ASM1881202v1, whole genome shotgun sequence:
- the LOC125248309 gene encoding galactose-specific lectin nattectin-like, whose amino-acid sequence MAVWTVYLSICLLVALNASVETRPVEINCGACATGWTAFGCRCFKFYNELRPWASAEYACSVYYKGNLASVHSHAEYMFIKDLIRRTTYGLTPTWIGGRNAEGLWFWSDGTEINYKIWSPGQPSNGKDELCVEMNSVNGNWNDVNCREDKPFVCVK is encoded by the exons ATGGCGGTCTGGACtgtttatctgtctatctgtcttcTGGTCGCTTTGAATGCTTCAG tgGAAACGCGTCCTGTTGAAATTAATTGTGGTG CCTGTGCGACAGGATGGACTGCCTTTGGATGCAGATGCTTCAAGTTTTATAATGAGCTTCGACCATGGGCTTCAGCTGAG TATGCGTGTTCGGTCTATTATAAAGGGAACCTTGCTTCTGTACACAGCCATGCGGAGTACATGTTCATAAAGGACCTGATTAGACGCACAACTTATGGATTAACACCTACCTGGATCGGAGGCCGTAATGCT GAGGGACTTTGGTTCTGGAGTGATGGAACCGAAATTAACTATAAAATATGGTCGCCTGGACAACCCAGTAACGGTAAAGATGAGCTCTGCGTTGAGATGAACTCTGTCA ATGGCAACTGGAATGATGTGAACTGTAGAGAAGATAAgccttttgtgtgtgtgaaataa
- the LOC125248292 gene encoding galactose-specific lectin nattectin-like — translation MAVWTVYLSICLLVALNASVETRPVEMKHCGACATGWTAFGCRCFKFYNELRPWASAEYACSVYYKGNLASVHSHEEYMFIKNLIRRTTYGLTRTWIGGRNAEGLWFWSDGTEINYKIWSPGQPSNGKDELCVEMNSVNGNWNDVNCQEYKPFVCVK, via the exons ATGGCGGTCTggactgtctatctgtctatctgtcttcTGGTCGCTTTGAATGCTTCAG tGGAAACGCGTCCTgttgaaatgaaacattgtGGCG CCTGTGCGACAGGATGGACTGCCTTTGGATGCAGATGCTTCAAGTTTTATAATGAGCTTCGACCATGGGCTTCAGCTGAG TATGCGTGTTCGGTCTATTATAAAGGGAACCTTGCTTCTGTACACAGCCATGAGGAGTACATGTTCATAAAGAACCTGATTAGACGCACAACTTATGGATTAACACGTACCTGGATCGGAGGCCGTAATGCT GAGGGACTTTGGTTCTGGAGTGATGGAACCGAAATTAACTATAAAATATGGTCGCCTGGACAACCCAGTAACGGTAAAGATGAGCTCTGCGTTGAGATGAACTCTGTCA ATGGCAACTGGAATGATGTGAACTGTCAGGAATATAAGccctttgtgtgtgtgaaatga